CTCGGCGACCCGCTCGACAAGAACACGGACATCGGCGCGATCAACTCCGCCGAGCAGCTCGCGCGGATCACCTCGCTCGTCGACAAGGGCGCGGCCGAGGGCGCCGAGCCGTGGTCCCCGGAGTGCGAACTCCCGTCCTCCGGCTACTGGTTCGCCCCGACGCTCTTCACCAACGTCACCCAGGCGCACACCATCGCCCGCGACGAGATCTTCGGCCCGGTCCTGTCGGTCCTGACCTTCCGTACGCCCGACGAGGCGGTCGCCAAGGCGAACAACACGCAGTACGGCCTGTCGGCGGGCATCTGGACCGAGAAGGGCTCGCGGATCCTGGCGGTCGCGGGCAAGCTCCGGGCCGGGGTCGTCTGGTCCAACACGTTCAACAAGTTCGACCCGACCTCGCCCTTCGGCGGCTACAAGGAGTCGGGCTTCGGCCGCGAGGGCGGTCGCCACGGCCTGGAGGCATACCTCGATGTCTGAGAAGACCGAAAAGACCGAGCAGCGCCTGTCTGTCTTCAAGACCTACAAGCTGTACGTCGGCGGGAAGTTCCCGCGTTCCGAGAGCGGCCGGGTGTACGAGGTGACCGACGCAAAGGGCAAGTGGCTGGCGAACGCGCCGCAGTCGAGCCGCAAGGACGCCCGTGACGCGGTCGTGGCCGCACGCAAGGCGTTCGGCGGCTGGTCGGGAGCCACGGCCTACAACCGCGGCCAGGTCCTCTACCGCGTCGCGGAGATGCTGGAGGGCCGCAGGGCGCAGTTCGTCCACGAGGTGGCCGACGCGGAGGGCCTGTCGAAGTCGAAGGCCGCCGAGCAGGTGGACGCGACGATCGACCGCTGGGTCTGGTACGCGGGCTGGACCGACAAGATCGCCCAGGTGGTCGGCGGCGGCAACCCGGTGGCGGGCCCGTACTTCAACCTCTCCTCACCCGAGCCGACGGGCGTGGTCGCGGTCCTGGCCCCGCAGGAGTCGTCGTTCCTGGGCCTGGTGAGCGTGCTGGCCCCGGTGATCGCGACGGGCAACACGGCGGTCGTGGTGGCCTCGGAGAAGTCCCCGCTCCCCGCCCTGTCCCTGGCCGAGGTCCTGGCCACCTCGGACGTCCCCGGAGGCGTGGTCAACGTCCTCTCGGGCCGTACGGCGGAGATCGCGACCCCGCTCGCCTCCCACCAGGACGTCAACGCGATCGACCTGGCGGGCGCGGACGAGATCCTCGCGAAGGAACTCGAGATCGCCGCGGCGGACAACCTGAAGCGCGTCCTGCGTCCACAGCCTGTGGACGACTGGGCGGCGACGCCGGGGATTGACCGTCTGACGGCGTTCCTGGAGACCAAGACGGTCTGGCACCCGACGGGTTCGCTGGGGGCGTCGGGCTCGTCCTACTGAGAGCAGCGGCCGAAGGCCGCGCTCTCAGGGGCGCGGGGAACTGCGCGACCAGCCACGACGCACCCGCGCCCGGCAACGGTCCGCAGTCCCCCACCGCCCGTCCGCGCCCCGAATCGTCACCCGTT
Above is a window of Streptomyces griseorubiginosus DNA encoding:
- a CDS encoding aldehyde dehydrogenase family protein is translated as MSEKTEKTEQRLSVFKTYKLYVGGKFPRSESGRVYEVTDAKGKWLANAPQSSRKDARDAVVAARKAFGGWSGATAYNRGQVLYRVAEMLEGRRAQFVHEVADAEGLSKSKAAEQVDATIDRWVWYAGWTDKIAQVVGGGNPVAGPYFNLSSPEPTGVVAVLAPQESSFLGLVSVLAPVIATGNTAVVVASEKSPLPALSLAEVLATSDVPGGVVNVLSGRTAEIATPLASHQDVNAIDLAGADEILAKELEIAAADNLKRVLRPQPVDDWAATPGIDRLTAFLETKTVWHPTGSLGASGSSY